In the genome of Rhodamnia argentea isolate NSW1041297 chromosome 3, ASM2092103v1, whole genome shotgun sequence, one region contains:
- the LOC115727197 gene encoding kinesin-like protein KIN-14C, whose product MSTRNQNRQPRSPNAKKGAMVEVPLDKRRRIGAARATGPTSSSRARQAFSEVNNRQDATSNAEIASTEGSENVPVEFAKEEIETLLNEKPKTKKFDLKGKLEYTIEHNKRLKLCVKWFQRVDEGHLLEQERLRDSLESAQKKCMDTEFEMEKKLGELNEILAQLRNDNCSLQKKLTKESAEKMDALKCHAKEKEARIASEKVQGLLSEDLKKAEQEKLAADHQIASQKDMYKRLQEYNTSLQQYNSKLQTDLSTGNESLKKVEKEKLAIVENLSTLRGHYNTLQEQLTSSRASVDEAVRLKESLVDEVKCLREELQRVREDRDHRVSEVQALTTDLLKFKEKTGQSFMELDRLTIKSNALQETCSSQLEQIQILQHQLAAANEKLKMADLSAIETTAQFDEQKRTIFELQERLANAELQLSEGEQLRKKLHNTILELKGNIRVFCRVRPLLPDDAIGTETVISYPTSTETLGRGIDLLQTGGQKYTFTFDKVFSHEASQQDVFVEISQLVQSALDGYKVCIFAYGQTGSGKTYTMLGKPNAPEQKGLIPRSLEQIFQTSQALSAQGWKYRLQASMLEIYNETIRDLLLPNRINSLDMARGESGVSGKQYTIKHDASGNAYVPDLTIVDVCSIKEINLLLEQAAQSRSVGKTLMNEHSSRSHSVFTLRISGVNENTEQHVQGVLNLIDLAGSERLSRSGATGDRLKETQAINKSLSCLSDVIFALAKREDHVPFRNSKLTTLLQPCLGGDSKTLMFVNLSPEPSSVGESLCSLRFAARVNACEIGVPRRQTAIRSADSRLSYG is encoded by the exons ATGTCGACGCGCAACCAGAACAGGCAACCTCGCAGCCCGAACGCC AAGAAGGGTGCTATGGTAGAAGTCCCCTTGGACAAACGCAGGCGAATTGGTGCAGCGAGAGCAACTGGTCCGACAAGCTCAAGCCGTGCACGGCAGGCTTTCTCTGAGGTGAATAATAGGCAAGATGCAACCTCCAATGCAGAAATAGCAAGTACAGAGGGTTCAGAGAATGTCCCTGTTGAGTTCGCGAAAGAAGAAATAGAGACGCTGTTGAATGAGAAGCCGAAGACCAAGAAGTTTGACCTCAAG GGTAAACTGGAATATACAATTGAGCACAATAAGAGACTAAAGCTTTGTGTTAAGTGGTTCCAACGAGTTGACGAAGGGCACCTCCTTGAGCAGGAAAGATTGCGAGATTCATTGGAATCCGCACAGAAGAAATGCATGGATACCG AGTTTGAGATGGAAAAGAAGCTGGGTGAGCTCAATGAAATTCTTGCTCAATTAAGAAATGATAACTGTTCTCTACAAAAGAAACTCACAAAAGAATCAGCAGAGAAAATG GATGCACTTAAGTGCCATgcgaaagaaaaggaagcaagGATTGCTTCTGAAAAGGTACAGGGCTTGCTTTCGGAAGATCTTAAGAAAGCTGAACAAGAGAAATTGGCTGCTGATCACCAG ATTGCTTCTCAGAAAGATATGTACAAGAGATTGCAAGAGTACAACACAAGTTTACAGCAGTACAACAGTAAACTTCAAACAGATTTGTCAACAGGCAATGAGTCACTAAAAAAAGTGGAAAAGGAGAAACTGGCAATTGTAGAAAACCTTAGTACTTTAAGGGGTCATTACAATACACTCCAAGAGCAACTCACTTCATCCAGA GCTTCAGTGGATGAGGCTGTTAGGCTAAAGGAATCACTTGTCGATGAAGTTAAATGCCTTCGAGAAGAATTACAAAGGGTGAGAGAAGATCGTGATCACCGGGTTTCAGAAGTCCAGGCCTTAACAACCGACTTGTTGAAATTTAAGGAGAAAACGGGCCAATCGTTCATGGAGCTGGATAGATTAACGATAAAGTCCAATGCCTTGCAG GAAACATGTTCCTCTCAGCTGGAGCAAATACAAATTTTGCAGCACCAGCTTGCTGCTGCAAATGAAAAGTTGAAG aTGGCTGATTTATCTGCTATAGAAACAACGGCGCAATTTGATGAGCAGAAGAGGACAATATTTGAATTGCAAGAACGCTTGGCAAATGCAGAGCTCCAACTTAGTGAAGGAGAACAGCTAAGGAAAAAATTACATAACACCATCTTG GAATTAAAAGGGAATATAAGAGTGTTTTGCCGAGTACGTCCATTGTTGCCGGATGATGCTATTGGAACCGAAACAGTCATCTCGTATCCAACATCGACAGAAACTCTTGGTCGAGGGATCGATTTACTTCAAACTG GTGGACAAAAGTATACTTTCACATTTGACAAAGTCTTCTCTCATGAGGCTTCCCAGCAAGATGTCTTTGTTGAGATATCACAGTTAGTCCAGAGCGCCCTCGATGGCTATAAG GTTTGTATATTTGCATATGGCCAAACAGGTTCGGGTAAAACCTACACCATGTTGGGTAAACCTAATGCTCCGGAACAAAAAGGGTTGATACCGCGGTCTCTCGAACAAATATTTCAGACTAGCCAAGCTCTTTCAGCCCAGGGATGGAAGTACAGATTACAA GCTTCAATGTTGGAGATATACAACGAAACCATTCGTGATTTGCTGTTACCAAATCGAATTAATTCATTGGATATGGCACGTGGTGAAAGCGGAGTTAGTGGAAAACAGTACACAATTAAACATGACGCAAGTGGAAATGCCTATGTACCCGACCTCACCATAGTTGACGTGTGCAGTATCAAAGAAATTAACTTGCTTTTGGAGCAGGCTGCACAAAGCAG GTCAGTGGGGAAGACACTAATGAATGAACACTCATCAAGAAGTCACTCCGTTTTTACACTGAGGATATCTGGAGTGAATGAG AACACTGAGCAACATGTGCAAGGTGTGCTGAATCTTATTGATCTTGCTGGAAGTGAGCGGCTCTCAAGAAGTGGAGCAACGGGAGATAGATTGAAAGAAACTCAG GCAATCAATAAAAGTTTATCATGCCTGAGCGATGTTATATTCGCCTTAGCAAAGAGAGAGGACCATGTTCCCTTTAGAAACTCAAAGCTGACAACTCTTCTTCAG CCATGTTTGGGCGGGGACTCTAAAACTTTGATGTTTGTGAACCTCTCTCCCGAACCTTCTTCCGTTGGTGAGTCTCTTTGTTCTCTTCGGTTTGCGGCAAGAGTGAATGCTTGCGAAATTGGCGTCCCTCGCCGCCAAACAGCCATACGTTCTGCAGATTCTCGATTGAGTTATGGCTGA
- the LOC115727193 gene encoding GLABROUS1 enhancer-binding protein-like → MESPPAFPSLEDEASQVTQAREEDREAAPGEEEEEEDYDGEEAAKSRKRTRAKNGRDPTRKAWSKADELRVLRRLLEFSAQKKENPVYDWDDIYKFIRSDLETFYTKDQVRRKVHTLKNNYRDRVKLGKKKQAMSPDELAAYGLSRKLWRDEVKGESSARDHGNDETDRGDRMDLAALKAELLMFDQMPKGMDSGFLDEIKRFYVTGVDEEFLRAGLGLIERKQRAELDEKRRKLRMAELAALVERAELIRLALEAILEAYESRKLLSVMFR, encoded by the coding sequence ATGGAGTCTCCACCGGCGTTTCCGTCGTTGGAAGACGAAGCATCTCAGGTGACACAAGCCCGTGAAGAAGACAGAGAAGCAGCCccaggagaagaagaagaagaagaagattatgATGGAGAAGAGGCGGCCAAATCCCGTAAACGGACGAGGGCCAAGAACGGTCGCGATCCGACGCGGAAAGCCTGGAGCAAAGCTGACGAATTGCGGGTCCTAAGGCGATTGCTCGAGTTCTCCGCGCAAAAGAAGGAGAACCCAGTCTACGATTGGGACGACATTTACAAATTCATAAGAAGCGATCTCGAGACCTTCTACACGAAGGATCAGGTGAGACGCAAAGTGCACACCTTGAAGAACAATTACAGGGACCGGGTTAAGCTGGGCAAGAAGAAGCAGGCCATGTCCCCGGATGAACTGGCTGCGTATGGGTTATCGAGGAAGCTGTGGCGTGATGAGGTAAAGGGCGAGTCGAGTGCGAGAGATCATGGGAATGATGAGACCGATAGGGGCGATAGGATGGATTTGGCTGCGCTGAAGGCCGAACTGCTCATGTTCGACCAAATGCCCAAAGGAATGGACTCGGGGTTCTTGGATGAGATTAAGAGGTTTTATGTAACTGGAGTTGATGAGGAATTCCTGAGGGCTGGTTTGGGCTTGATCGAGAGGAAGCAAAGGGCAGAGCTGGATGAGAAGAGGAGGAAATTGCGAATGGCTGAATTGGCAGCTCTTGTGGAGCGGGCTGAATTGATCCGTCTTGCTTTGGAGGCGATTCTGGAAGCTTATGAATCAAGAAAGCTTTTGAGTGTCATGTTCAGGTAG